The proteins below come from a single Cylindrospermopsis raciborskii Cr2010 genomic window:
- a CDS encoding flavin prenyltransferase UbiX, with product MSNHIDKSNNDRNHSKPLIIGVSGASGLIYAVRALKFLLESDYSIELVASKSTYTVWQAEQNIRMPPEAIAQEQFWRSQAGVTSMGKLRCHPWSDVGAGIASGSFRSLGMIIIPCSMSTVAKLAVGLSSDLLERAADVQVKEGRKLVIVPRETPFSLIHLRNLTTLAETGVRVVPAIPAWYHNPKSIDDLVDFVVARALDQLDIDCIPIKRWQGHI from the coding sequence GTGTCTAATCACATTGATAAAAGTAACAATGACAGAAATCATAGCAAACCTCTAATAATAGGAGTATCTGGAGCATCTGGTTTGATTTATGCTGTGCGCGCCCTTAAGTTTCTACTAGAATCCGATTATAGTATAGAACTGGTTGCCTCTAAATCTACTTATACAGTTTGGCAAGCAGAGCAAAACATCCGTATGCCTCCGGAAGCGATCGCTCAGGAGCAATTCTGGCGATCGCAAGCTGGTGTCACCTCCATGGGTAAATTACGTTGTCATCCCTGGAGCGATGTAGGTGCTGGTATTGCTAGTGGTTCTTTTAGAAGCTTAGGGATGATTATTATTCCTTGTAGCATGAGTACAGTAGCGAAACTAGCGGTAGGTTTAAGTTCCGATTTGCTAGAAAGAGCAGCAGATGTACAAGTTAAGGAAGGGCGCAAACTGGTAATTGTGCCCAGAGAAACACCCTTTAGCTTGATTCACCTGCGGAATTTAACTACCCTAGCTGAAACAGGGGTTAGGGTTGTCCCCGCCATCCCTGCTTGGTATCATAATCCTAAGAGCATAGACGATTTAGTAGATTTTGTGGTTGCTCGTGCTTTGGATCAATTGGACATTGATTGTATACCCATTAAGCGCTGGCAAGGTCATATTTAA
- a CDS encoding DUF3285 domain-containing protein, with translation MSNTPVNESKPSYVKLAMRNMVRKGGTSLKHFGLTTMGLLAVLVGLAYLTR, from the coding sequence ATGAGTAACACCCCTGTAAACGAATCAAAACCTAGTTATGTGAAGCTGGCAATGCGAAACATGGTCAGAAAAGGTGGCACCTCCCTCAAACATTTCGGACTAACTACCATGGGATTGTTAGCTGTTCTGGTTGGTCTAGCATACCTCACTCGCTAA